A window of the Mucilaginibacter sp. cycad4 genome harbors these coding sequences:
- a CDS encoding anhydro-N-acetylmuramic acid kinase: protein MIPLNHNLQHLFSIAQKPSKMGIGLMSGTSLDGLDIALCKFTGNGLSTHFELMQFITIPYPDSFKQEVQQVFARRNADLEKVTLLNAYIGSYHAELILQALDQWHVEPQEVDFIASHGQTIYHAPQRLHQHKNYPNATLQIGDGDHIAVKTGILTISDFRQKHIAARGEGAPLALYGDVLLGNKPGENRVLLNIGGIANLTWLPGDGDFSRVLCTDIGPGNTLIDAACRKYFDKPFDEDSVIAYSGTVNGDLLTALLSHPFFKEKAPKTTGPELFNLDIVAEAQEQSGIKQISNQDLVCTLSAFTAASIASFIRENISGDDIKIFTSGGGARNPFVVGELKKLLPETLIEDSSTMGINPDAKEAILFALLGNEALCGEPIRIGVNPAVLMGKFCLPV from the coding sequence ATGATACCATTGAACCATAACCTGCAACACCTGTTTAGCATCGCTCAAAAACCATCAAAAATGGGCATAGGCCTAATGTCGGGCACCTCATTGGATGGGCTTGACATTGCCCTGTGTAAATTTACCGGGAATGGTTTAAGCACACATTTTGAGCTGATGCAATTTATCACCATCCCCTATCCGGATAGTTTTAAGCAGGAAGTTCAGCAGGTGTTTGCCCGGCGCAATGCCGATCTTGAAAAGGTAACTTTACTGAACGCTTATATCGGCAGCTATCATGCCGAACTGATATTGCAGGCACTTGATCAATGGCATGTCGAGCCACAAGAGGTTGATTTTATCGCCAGTCATGGTCAAACTATTTACCATGCACCCCAGCGTTTACATCAGCATAAAAACTATCCTAACGCCACCCTGCAAATTGGCGACGGCGACCATATTGCCGTAAAAACCGGTATATTAACCATCAGCGATTTCAGGCAAAAGCATATTGCTGCCAGGGGAGAGGGCGCTCCGCTGGCTTTATATGGAGATGTATTATTAGGCAATAAACCCGGCGAGAACCGGGTATTGTTAAATATAGGAGGCATTGCCAATTTAACCTGGTTGCCGGGCGACGGTGATTTTAGCCGTGTGCTTTGCACCGATATAGGCCCCGGCAATACACTCATCGATGCTGCCTGCCGTAAATATTTTGATAAGCCATTTGATGAAGATTCGGTTATAGCTTATAGCGGAACCGTAAATGGGGACCTATTAACGGCACTCCTCTCCCATCCCTTTTTTAAAGAAAAAGCACCTAAAACCACCGGACCAGAACTGTTTAATCTTGATATAGTTGCCGAAGCACAGGAACAATCAGGCATAAAGCAAATTAGCAATCAAGATCTTGTTTGTACCTTAAGTGCCTTTACAGCGGCATCTATAGCAAGCTTTATCAGGGAAAATATCTCCGGAGATGATATTAAAATTTTCACCAGCGGTGGCGGAGCGAGAAATCCGTTTGTTGTTGGCGAATTAAAAAAATTATTGCCGGAAACATTAATTGAAGATAGCAGTACAATGGGGATTAATCCCGACGCCAAGGAAGCGATACTGTTTGCGCTGTTAGGCAATGAAGCATTATGCGGTGAACCGATCAGGATCGGTGTTAACCCTGCGGTATTGATGGGGAAATTTTGTCTCCCGGTTTGA
- a CDS encoding glycosyltransferase family A protein: MQNLAPIALFVYNRPDHTRRTISYLQQNLLADESRLYIFCDAAKTDTDKPKVEQVRQLVKDVSGFKSVKVVLRDHNLGLAESIISGVTQLVYEYGKVIVFEDDLLSSPYTLQYFNDALTKYANHEQVMHIGAYMYNLHDKTLPETFFYRAATSWGWATWARAWKNFEPDVDKLIDQFDTLKIARFSIEGKMNFWKQIEQFKAGKNNSWAIRWYASIFLKNGLTLNPSQSLIQNIGHDGTGVHSNNEDIYHVQMARKQVTQFPEVIQENEQAYRAIKHFLANRKGTLLQRVRRFVRQQMGR, translated from the coding sequence ATGCAAAACCTTGCCCCTATAGCCCTTTTTGTTTACAACCGGCCCGATCATACCCGCCGTACCATCAGTTATTTGCAGCAAAATTTACTGGCCGATGAGTCGCGCCTGTATATTTTTTGCGATGCAGCCAAAACCGACACTGATAAACCGAAGGTTGAACAGGTGAGGCAACTGGTAAAAGATGTAAGCGGTTTTAAATCCGTAAAAGTTGTTTTGCGTGATCATAACCTCGGTTTGGCCGAATCCATTATTAGCGGGGTAACGCAGTTGGTGTATGAATATGGCAAAGTGATCGTATTTGAAGACGACCTGTTATCTTCACCGTATACCCTGCAGTATTTCAATGACGCGCTAACAAAATATGCAAACCATGAACAGGTAATGCATATTGGCGCATATATGTACAACCTGCATGATAAAACCCTGCCCGAAACTTTCTTTTACCGTGCGGCCACCAGCTGGGGCTGGGCAACCTGGGCCCGTGCCTGGAAAAACTTTGAACCTGATGTTGATAAGCTGATTGATCAGTTTGATACGCTGAAAATAGCCCGGTTTTCGATAGAAGGCAAAATGAACTTCTGGAAGCAGATAGAACAGTTTAAAGCTGGTAAAAATAATTCATGGGCCATCCGTTGGTATGCCTCTATCTTTTTGAAGAACGGGTTGACGCTGAACCCCTCGCAATCGCTTATTCAAAATATAGGCCATGACGGTACGGGTGTACACTCTAATAACGAAGATATTTACCACGTACAAATGGCACGCAAACAGGTAACACAATTTCCGGAGGTGATACAGGAAAATGAGCAGGCTTATAGGGCCATTAAACATTTCCTGGCTAACAGAAAAGGAACACTGCTGCAACGTGTGAGGCGCTTTGTGAGGCAGCAGATGGGGCGTTGA